A stretch of DNA from Rhineura floridana isolate rRhiFlo1 chromosome 20, rRhiFlo1.hap2, whole genome shotgun sequence:
CTGTGCCCAGGAGGCCCAGGGTTCAACCACAAGGCGGGGCGAGGAGGTGCTATAATTTCAAACCCTgacgagccgctgccagtcagcgctggcaatactgagctagatgaaccagctgcctgactcggtataaggcagctccccatATTGGGAAAGGTtgctagagcacctgctttgcatgcagaaggccccaggtttaatccctgctgGCAGCTCCAGGTGGGGCTGCAGGAGAAGAAAGAAATgaactgaaaccctgaagagttgctgcccgTCAGTGTCCACAACACAAGCTGGATGGCCCAGGGGGCTGGTTCAGGATTGGGCAGCTCCCTACGCTCACTTAGAGCCCTTGCATGCGGAAGGCCCCGGGTTTGTTACCCAGCAGCGTTTCCAGCTGCAGGAGAGAAAGTGCCCCGCcaaaaaccctggggagctgctgccagtcagtgtgggcaatactgaggcAGATGAGCCAAGGTTCTGACTTGGTacaaaggcctgggaaaataaaaagggttttCATCTGATGTCTAAAAGAATATGAACTTTACACCACACGAACCccattggaacataggaagccgccttatactgagtcagaccattggtgcatctagctcagtactgtcaacactggctggcagctgcacTACAGGGTTTCAGGCTCAGGGGTCTcgtccagccctacctggagatgccactggggattgaacctgggaccttctgcatgccaggcagatgctgtaccactgccGTTGGACATTTGAAGGGCTGATGAGGCTGTGAATCCCATATGGGGTTTGTGATGTGACCATTACAGAATTCTGAAATGTTGTCTGGGCACCTGGAGAATTGGACACTCTACTCTTGGGCTTCACCTACTTATATTGATGTCCAAGTCTGAAGGTTGGCTTAATATTAAGATCTTTCAGGTAGATAAATATTAAGATATCTCAGATGAATAGACGGGTGACATTTTAAGTTTGCTGAGGAGTTTTCTCAAGTTATCCTTTGTTTGAGGTAGAAAGCATACCAGCCAGTTACAGTTGTCCGTTAATAACAGCCTTGATTTTGCTTAAATGGAAGCTTCAGGTGAGCTGGCCTTGAAGCCAAGGCCTACTCCAAGCCGCTGTTTTTCTAAAATCCCATGAATCCTGACTTCCTTTGCTATCAGAGTCCCACACACCTTACCAGTTTGAACTTTTGCAGTGGTGTTTTCTTTCTAGCTTAGAcactgggtttgtttgtttgttttttaaacttaaGTATTGTACTGAACCCAGCCTTTGGCATGCTTTGTAAATAATAAGCATTGTTTCCTTCAAGTAAATAAGCAACCCTTTGAAAGTTTTGTAAAATGTTGCTTTAATATCATGTTTATTTTAAGGGGTTTTTTTGATGTTGCTTTAAGGGATGTTGTGAATTCCTTGGAGACACGAGTTTCTCTTAAAATCAAAACCAACCTACTGGCCTTATCTGAAAGTAGCTGCGTCTGCACATTAAAATGTGCTTAAAATAGGTTGGTCTATTTCATAGAATctcagagttggagggggccccTGCACAGATGCAAGGAATCCAGAGTACCCCCCCATAGATGGATGTCCaggccctgcttgatgacctccAGCaagcaagccccccccccacggCAGTAATTAGTTCTTTTCTTCAACCTGCCCTTTACTGTCAAAAAGCTTATAACCCATATAAATATTTGCCAGATTTCCAGCCCTCACGTGTTTGGGACAACTCAGTGGCCTAAAATATTATTTTCTGCAGGGGTGGCTATTCTGTACCTCCTCAGATGCTGCAGAAGTACATATTGCATCATCCCCAGTTAGcgtggctgggaatgatgggagttgtagctcaacatTTTGAAGGCCACTAGTTACCCACCCCAGCTTCTCTGGGTAAGGCACCCTTCCTTGCCTAGACATCTCTAGGCAGTTCTGGGTCACTCCAGGAGACCAAGGAGGTGCCGTTTTATGTGTCTTCAACAGAGCCACCCTGATTTCAATGCATAGCCCCGTTAATTCCAGTGAGCTGCCAGTACAGGTGTCAACATTCCCTGCAGGGTTAGGTTTCAAACTGCTAAACCTAGCAGGCTTTTGCATACTATCAGCCTGTCATCATTTTCAGGAGGTTTTTACTCTGATGGAGTAGAGCTTGGATTTATTTGGAGGGAGCATGTGGCAATAAGTCCTTTTCTTCAGTGGatttccttctgcatgcaactttCTGTGAGGGGAGAGTTGCATTTCAATTCTTGCATTAAAATTACTTGGCAGCAAGCAAAAAATGGAACTAAGAATATATGCAAATCAGTGATGGTGTGTGGACAGCTTTGTAATATATTTTTCTATGGAAAAaggccaatttttaaaaactgtattttttctttttcttttaaagtctcttttaTAGTTCTTAAAAATTACTGTAATGATGAGTCATACCTTGGAGAAAAACACAATTATATGAAGAGCTCTCCACACATACTAAAGTTAGTATGTTATTCTGAATAACGTTTTGTGATTTTTGTGTGACCTAAAAAGGTGGCACTAATGTGAATGCATAAAAATTGCAGCATAGAAAATAACCTTGCACAGGTTATGTAAGTGAAATGCACAAACTATAAGCAGATGAGGAAACAAAAGTACTGTTGTATCATGTGACAATTAGCTGTGGCTTGAAGAACTTCCTGCCGCCATACGTTTTGCTATCCTTTAATATTTATTATGAGAGTAGAAAGAAAGTTACAGAAGTTGGAGAGAGAATATTAACGTAGAATAAGCACGATTCAGAATCTACAGTTTAAACAAGGATGCAAAGCTTTTGTctttactattctattattctatcacTGACACCGTCCAGTAAACGCTGAAAAAGATTATAATTTCCTCCCCCTCCAAAGTGTAAGTGACTTCTGGTTATGCTTAGCTGATGCTTCTTCTGGAATGAAAAGTCTCTTTAACTCCCAATGTCTGCTTCTTTTCCTCCATTGCAGTGTGTGCATGACGCTCGAGAAGCCAGTCCCACGGCATCCACCCTTAATTCTCCCAAGCGACAAAGCAACGTGGCTCGGCGTGTACCATGCAGCCTCCACCACAGGCCGTGCCCACCGGGGCAGGGGGGCCTCCTCCTTTGGCGACGTCACGGAACATGTATTGGCGAAACGGCCCGTTTGGCCGGCGGGCAAATGTTCCTGTCTCCACAGCAACTGGCCCGGTGCAACCTGTGACAGACCCATTTGCCTTTGGCAAGCAGGTGCCCCAAGGTGCCCCGTTCAGTGGCAGCACCCCCAAGGAGGACCCACCAGTTATGCAAGTTTTTTCTCCCATGACATTTCCTCCACCTGCTGCtagccatcctcctcctcctcacccgcATATTGCAGATGGCGCTCATGGACTGCACCCATCTTTACCGGCACCTGTCTCTCACCCTGGAGCAAACAGCACATTTTCAAGTATGGCGGCTCCCTTGCCCTCGTTTCCTCCTCATGTTACAAACAGTGCTGAAATGCATCTGAACGCGGAGCACGGCAGACACAACAACCCTTTGGGGCAGTCTCATTCCATGGGAAATTCTCTTGGCGGACACCCAGGTTTGGCTTCTGTGCCAGACCAGCCTCCAAGCGGGCAAGAGGCCAGCAGAAATCCGAGCGACCCCACTTCAGTATCAGCATCACTGCCTGTCTTCCCACCTGCCCAGCAAACTCTGCCTCAGTGGAAGCTTTCCCAAAGTAGCTTGCAGCCCCAAGGCCAGGCTTATTCTCCCTATCCAGAGCCGTCGCCCCCAAATGCCTTTTACGCTGTAACTTCGTCTACTGCTGGTATTTCCGACCTGGGTCCCCACCAGAGTTCTCCACAGCAACCTGCTGTCCATAATACTGCACAGGCACCATTGATGTACGGAGATGCGTCCAGCGTGGCTGCCACCCAAAGCATCGGCCGCCATCACCACAGCGCTTGGCAGAACCCAGGAGGGGCGAGTCCTTGGCCAGGCTACCTCCCTCAAGAACATTTTTATTTGCAGCCCCTTGAATCAGCCTACACCCTCGGCAGCCCCGCCACTCAGGAAAACAGCTCGCCAGCCCAACCTCAAAGCGTGTCGGAGGCAGCAAGTGGGCAGGGCCCGGCTGAGGCAGATTCAGGAACAATTTCAATGTTTTTTAAAGGAGACGAGGCTGAAAACGAGGAGATACTTTCGTCAGAAAGAGCCGACCAGGCCAGCCACGCTGACACTGATGCTTTTCCGCAGACAATGGGACATACTTACTATCAGCCCTTGCATTCTCAGCAGATTGCGGCAGCTCCTTTCTCTCCGTTGCAGGGTAGTGCAGGCTTGGTGGCGACGGCTGAGCCTCTACCAAAGGGAGTGGATGTCCAGCATTCCTTCAGAACCACTTGTGAGCAAAGTGACACCCAGGCCAGTAAAAATGCAGTCTTCCTTCCGGAGGACAAAGGTGGCCTCTGTGGATCACGTGGCTGTGTTGGCCCACAGTATGAAAACGTTGAAAACCTAGAGTGCGTTCAGAACCAAGAAGTTTTGCCAAGTGAGTCGCTGAACCAGGGTCATTTGTCCCCAGGTGCGATCCCAGACCCAAACAAGTACGCCTTGCTGCTGGGACCGTCGCTTCCAAAGAATAGTGCTGCGAGCCGACTGGAAGCAGGACCAAATCTAGAAGCGCCTGGTTCATTGCCTCGACCCGTCCGCTCTGACAGCGTCTCTTCCAACTACAGTAACCTGAGCCACCACAGCGTTTCTAGTTTGGCCCGGCTGCAGGAACTGGGCACGTTCATTCAGCAAGAAAGTGGGAAGCCAGAGGAGGATTCTGCAGTGAGCTTCTTCAAGCAGATTGACTCTTCTCCTTTGGGTGGGAATGCAAGTGGACAGAGCCCCAGCAAGAGTTACCACTCTCAGGCGCCCACCCCAAGCCCCCCGAAGCCCATGGGAGTCTTTCAGACGAGCGCAAACAGTTCATTTGAGCCAGTCAGGTCCTATGGGTTGGGAGTCAAACCCACAGAGGCTGACCAGGCGAAGATGGTGGCAGAACTGAGAGAGAGTCGCCCAAGCCAGAGGAGTGCTAAGAAGAGCCCAGCCACGCCAGTGGCCTCCCCAGGGAACCTTGAGCAGCCTCCTGATAACCTAGAAACTCTTTCCACGTCCCAGGCCCATCCCTTGCCTCTCATGGTGGCGGGCAGCTCTGTGAGCACGCTGCAGCCCACCGATGGATCCCTGGTGGAAAACATGCAGTTGGTCCCTGACAAGAAGCCATCTGCCAGGGCTCAGGGAAACGTTAAGAAGTGTGAGAGCCCAGCCACAACGCTCTGGGCACACAACGAATTGCCGGATTTTGCGGGCAATGTGCTTCTTGCCCCAGCGGCCCCAGCAGTCTATGTGCCAGCTAAGCAGACGGTCCGGGTGGTTCAGCCCCCCCAGGAGGGGTTGCCCGGCCACCAGCCTAACAAGCCGGGGTCTGCCCCCCTCCCAGTGTCTCCAGCGGGAAACATCTCTTCTGAAAACTTGGAGAACCCTCCCAAAATGGGTGATGAAGAGGCACTCCGTTCTCAGACAAGTTCAGGTTACGCAAGCCTCCTTTCCTCCCCACCTACGGAGGCTCTCCAGAACCAGCCTGTCTTGATCGCCCAGCCAAATCAAAGCTACAGCTTGGCCCAGCCAGTTAatttctctctcgctcatcagcTGAGCAAGAACGAGACTAATCACTTGGCAACAGACCCTGGGGTTGGCAATATGTCTTTGCTGGGCATGCACGGTAGCGGTCACCCTTCTGGGCCTACAGTTCACACGTCTGTTGCTGCAGTGGCAGCTCTGTCAAATTCCAATTTTTTACAAGGCCCTTTGAGCTCTTCTGAAATGACTTCGAATAAACCTGCAAACTTGCTGACACCCCCAGTCTCCCAAGGCCCGCTCACCTTAGCTCCCGGAAGTCAAAAGGCCAGCAGTTTGGAAGGGCCGCCTCCAGACTTGGCTAGCAAGCCCAGGGCTAATGCTTCTGGCTCCCGTGGCGCTGCAGGCGTGGCGTCAATCCCTCCGGCCCTCAGCATGGTCCCTACGAATAGCAATCACAGTAGACCCAAAAACAGTTCAAGCAGCCAAGAGCCTTTGAGAGCACTTGATTTTACTGTAGCAAAGACCTTGGAGCAAAGTGGCGGGACCGTTTGCACCCCGGGGCCTAGCCCGTCGCTTTTCAGCAGGCCGGGGTTCCCTCAGCCACCCAGCCGAGCGGAGCCCGGGGCTCATGACCAAGAGCTCTTCTATCAGCAGGTCACAAAAGACACACAGCCTCTGTCGGGTAGAGCCACCCCCTCGCAGCAGCAAGGGCAGGCTGCGGCAGCACCCCCTCAGCAGCCGTCGTATCCCCATGCACCTTCTGGAAGTGGGTCTGCTCGGCTGCTGCCAAGCCACAGGACTGGCGCTGCAGAAGGGTACGTGGTGCAGCCGCCAGCAGCCTGTGCTCCGGTGAGCATGGAGAGCCAGCCGGTGTCCTCGGGCCAGCCCTCAGGTGCTCCAGCTGCCACCAGCCAGCCTTTTGCTCCGACAGCTGCTAGCAgcagtgccagccagccagccgggCCTCAGCACGAGCACCAGTGCCCGCCCCCTTCCCAGACTCCTCAGAGTGCCTTTGGCCCAGCACCAAACCCTTATTACTACTACAGGCATCCCTATGACGGCTACCCGTCCTACCAGCCGCCCTATGCTCCAGTGGATCCCAGGACAGCTCACCTGTACTACCAGGTAGGGTGGAACCTGCAAGCTAtctctctcccaccaccaccaccggtgCCATCCAGCCATTGACTGCAGGTTGGGGCAGTGGGTGAGGTGGGCTTCTTGGCAGAGACCCAGAGAAAGCTCAGGGGCTGGCTTAGTAGGAAAGGGGGGTTGCGTCAGCATCACAAAAtcactttccccctctctcttctgaaTGGGTGATGGCTGGAAAGGGAACCAGGGGACTAGGTGAAATCCAGCCGTGAGCCAGGCGCCTCCACCCTGATGGCCTCCGAGGTGTTTTGAACGGCCGCGCCATCCTCCCTGAcgcttggccatgttggctggggctgatgggagttctcgTCTAAGGACCCTGggtgcaccaggttgggaaaggctggcctcgCATGTCATGTGAACGTGCCCAGAGACTTTGCTAGTTTCATGCAGTTCCTTGGCTGAAGTGTTttttacccacccacccaactTGCCTTTAACTGCTGGGTGTGCTTATGTAATTAGCAGAAAGATGTCGGGGTAAAGTGGTTTAAAAACTGCAGACTAAACTCCAAACAGGAGAAGTAGCAGAGGAGGCTGCCTTAGACGGAGTCAGACCCGTTggagtccatctagcccagtattgtctgcactgactggcagcagctctgcagggtttcaggcagggagtctctcccagctctgcctggaggtgccgctggggattgaaccctgggGCCATCTgcgtgcaaagtagatgctctacccactgagctatggctcttcccctaaAAGCAGtgtaagtttctagtcctcatggttctgtaGGCAGAGCCGGATTAAACAGGAGCATGCACCCATCTAGTCTGTCACTGAGGTGCGGCCCTTCCCCCTTGCTGGCTTTTTGAATCTGAACAGGGCGTAACAACGACGGGGGAGGTCATGC
This window harbors:
- the SEC16A gene encoding protein transport protein Sec16A isoform X2; the encoded protein is MQPPPQAVPTGAGGPPPLATSRNMYWRNGPFGRRANVPVSTATGPVQPVTDPFAFGKQVPQGAPFSGSTPKEDPPVMQVFSPMTFPPPAASHPPPPHPHIADGAHGLHPSLPAPVSHPGANSTFSSMAAPLPSFPPHVTNSAEMHLNAEHGRHNNPLGQSHSMGNSLGGHPGLASVPDQPPSGQEASRNPSDPTSVSASLPVFPPAQQTLPQWKLSQSSLQPQGQAYSPYPEPSPPNAFYAVTSSTAGISDLGPHQSSPQQPAVHNTAQAPLMYGDASSVAATQSIGRHHHSAWQNPGGASPWPGYLPQEHFYLQPLESAYTLGSPATQENSSPAQPQSVSEAASGQGPAEADSGTISMFFKGDEAENEEILSSERADQASHADTDAFPQTMGHTYYQPLHSQQIAAAPFSPLQGSAGLVATAEPLPKGVDVQHSFRTTCEQSDTQASKNAVFLPEDKGGLCGSRGCVGPQYENVENLECVQNQEVLPSESLNQGHLSPGAIPDPNKYALLLGPSLPKNSAASRLEAGPNLEAPGSLPRPVRSDSVSSNYSNLSHHSVSSLARLQELGTFIQQESGKPEEDSAVSFFKQIDSSPLGGNASGQSPSKSYHSQAPTPSPPKPMGVFQTSANSSFEPVRSYGLGVKPTEADQAKMVAELRESRPSQRSAKKSPATPVASPGNLEQPPDNLETLSTSQAHPLPLMVAGSSVSTLQPTDGSLVENMQLVPDKKPSARAQGNVKKCESPATTLWAHNELPDFAGNVLLAPAAPAVYVPAKQTVRVVQPPQEGLPGHQPNKPGSAPLPVSPAGNISSENLENPPKMGDEEALRSQTSSGYASLLSSPPTEALQNQPVLIAQPNQSYSLAQPVNFSLAHQLSKNETNHLATDPGVGNMSLLGMHGSGHPSGPTVHTSVAAVAALSNSNFLQGPLSSSEMTSNKPANLLTPPVSQGPLTLAPGSQKASSLEGPPPDLASKPRANASGSRGAAGVASIPPALSMVPTNSNHSRPKNSSSSQEPLRALDFTVAKTLEQSGGTVCTPGPSPSLFSRPGFPQPPSRAEPGAHDQELFYQQVTKDTQPLSGRATPSQQQGQAAAAPPQQPSYPHAPSGSGSARLLPSHRTGAAEGYVVQPPAACAPVSMESQPVSSGQPSGAPAATSQPFAPTAASSSASQPAGPQHEHQCPPPSQTPQSAFGPAPNPYYYYRHPYDGYPSYQPPYAPVDPRTAHLYYQEDPYGRYDLSYRQYDSAAAYRNSGSYQPAEPERPSSRASHTSDRPPSRQGYPDDYYSTKSGWSDYYADYYANPYDYGDPSRYPYDARYRDPRGYDQRYWYDQEQTPYQKREAYPYGNSHDRYEDHWRYDPRCAGSFEDELETRRDLYGGDEFDRRSVHSEHSGHSLRSSHSRQSSFSSRSQQSQLYRSNHDLTANAYEAGHQPTSLHAEYSCGGYSHFDIQPPFTDSYSGQPAWPAAEQVPSRPLTPEKFSVPHVCARFGPGGHLIKVLSNLPSEGQPALVEIHSMEMVMQHSSEQEEMRAFPGPLTKDETHKVDVINFAQKKAMRCSQNEVLIDKESARLLWDFVVLLCRQNGTVVGTDIAELLLRDHKTVWLPGKSPNEANLIDFTNEALEQAEEESGEAQLSFLTDSLIATIDSLEKETERFRELLLYGRKKDALESAMKHGLWGHALLLASKMDSRTHARVMTRFANSLPINDPLQTVYQLMSGRMPAASTCCGDEKWGDWRPHLAMVLSNLTNNVDVESRTITTMGDTLASKGLLDAAHFCYLMAQVGFGVYTKKSAKLVLIGSNHSLPFSKFATNEAVRRTEAYEYAQSLGTQPCCLPNFQVFKFIYACRLAEVGLAAQAFHYYEVISKAILRNPCYYSPVLISQLIQISSQLRLFDPQIKEKPEQELFIEPDWLVHLRSLDGQIKEGCITYSAGRCTPQPYHCSTPSSELDHVSQSEGLGAGQEVSSGSDNPLLAGVGHPLQPSVQLMPSAPQVILDSSATTALPSHQEAAGAVPFYPVAPSSVGPGPGYFHPYGAEQIPAYPGPAMGPPAGPSSQANKLQPQEQQVNQEAGVHGSPQESQVWKAGPDPREEDFYGKMASMGSGRRSRSTSQSSVHMGFGGRRSRTTSESSVHSVGRERRNSAAKQPSPPPPSILEGKETKKDPAPRKSGATWFGWLMGKGKNEAHLPDDKNKSIVWDEKKQRWVNLDEPEEESKPPPPPPVGFPQVPPAVPSGTGGPPSNSVNMFSRRAAGSRARYVDILNPSGAKSPGAAAPAPSDLFAPLAPMPIPANLFVPNSAPEDQQPLVDKGAKGRAAPGSQPSPETAAEPPYLNSAVFPPGSEQPPSNPEDSQLGELSRSSSMSSLSSEVSQHFNQLPLGGPPAGTVQFYNPSQFAQPAASPGSSRLSRIGQRKYPTLK
- the SEC16A gene encoding protein transport protein Sec16A isoform X1, producing the protein MQPPPQAVPTGAGGPPPLATSRNMYWRNGPFGRRANVPVSTATGPVQPVTDPFAFGKQVPQGAPFSGSTPKEDPPVMQVFSPMTFPPPAASHPPPPHPHIADGAHGLHPSLPAPVSHPGANSTFSSMAAPLPSFPPHVTNSAEMHLNAEHGRHNNPLGQSHSMGNSLGGHPGLASVPDQPPSGQEASRNPSDPTSVSASLPVFPPAQQTLPQWKLSQSSLQPQGQAYSPYPEPSPPNAFYAVTSSTAGISDLGPHQSSPQQPAVHNTAQAPLMYGDASSVAATQSIGRHHHSAWQNPGGASPWPGYLPQEHFYLQPLESAYTLGSPATQENSSPAQPQSVSEAASGQGPAEADSGTISMFFKGDEAENEEILSSERADQASHADTDAFPQTMGHTYYQPLHSQQIAAAPFSPLQGSAGLVATAEPLPKGVDVQHSFRTTCEQSDTQASKNAVFLPEDKGGLCGSRGCVGPQYENVENLECVQNQEVLPSESLNQGHLSPGAIPDPNKYALLLGPSLPKNSAASRLEAGPNLEAPGSLPRPVRSDSVSSNYSNLSHHSVSSLARLQELGTFIQQESGKPEEDSAVSFFKQIDSSPLGGNASGQSPSKSYHSQAPTPSPPKPMGVFQTSANSSFEPVRSYGLGVKPTEADQAKMVAELRESRPSQRSAKKSPATPVASPGNLEQPPDNLETLSTSQAHPLPLMVAGSSVSTLQPTDGSLVENMQLVPDKKPSARAQGNVKKCESPATTLWAHNELPDFAGNVLLAPAAPAVYVPAKQTVRVVQPPQEGLPGHQPNKPGSAPLPVSPAGNISSENLENPPKMGDEEALRSQTSSGYASLLSSPPTEALQNQPVLIAQPNQSYSLAQPVNFSLAHQLSKNETNHLATDPGVGNMSLLGMHGSGHPSGPTVHTSVAAVAALSNSNFLQGPLSSSEMTSNKPANLLTPPVSQGPLTLAPGSQKASSLEGPPPDLASKPRANASGSRGAAGVASIPPALSMVPTNSNHSRPKNSSSSQEPLRALDFTVAKTLEQSGGTVCTPGPSPSLFSRPGFPQPPSRAEPGAHDQELFYQQVTKDTQPLSGRATPSQQQGQAAAAPPQQPSYPHAPSGSGSARLLPSHRTGAAEGYVVQPPAACAPVSMESQPVSSGQPSGAPAATSQPFAPTAASSSASQPAGPQHEHQCPPPSQTPQSAFGPAPNPYYYYRHPYDGYPSYQPPYAPVDPRTAHLYYQEDPYGRYDLSYRQYDSAAAYRNSGSYQPAEPERPSSRASHTSDRPPSRQGYPDDYYSTKSGWSDYYADYYANPYDYGDPSRYPYDARYRDPRGYDQRYWYDQEQTPYQKREAYPYGNSSHDRYEDHWRYDPRCAGSFEDELETRRDLYGGDEFDRRSVHSEHSGHSLRSSHSRQSSFSSRSQQSQLYRSNHDLTANAYEAGHQPTSLHAEYSCGGYSHFDIQPPFTDSYSGQPAWPAAEQVPSRPLTPEKFSVPHVCARFGPGGHLIKVLSNLPSEGQPALVEIHSMEMVMQHSSEQEEMRAFPGPLTKDETHKVDVINFAQKKAMRCSQNEVLIDKESARLLWDFVVLLCRQNGTVVGTDIAELLLRDHKTVWLPGKSPNEANLIDFTNEALEQAEEESGEAQLSFLTDSLIATIDSLEKETERFRELLLYGRKKDALESAMKHGLWGHALLLASKMDSRTHARVMTRFANSLPINDPLQTVYQLMSGRMPAASTCCGDEKWGDWRPHLAMVLSNLTNNVDVESRTITTMGDTLASKGLLDAAHFCYLMAQVGFGVYTKKSAKLVLIGSNHSLPFSKFATNEAVRRTEAYEYAQSLGTQPCCLPNFQVFKFIYACRLAEVGLAAQAFHYYEVISKAILRNPCYYSPVLISQLIQISSQLRLFDPQIKEKPEQELFIEPDWLVHLRSLDGQIKEGCITYSAGRCTPQPYHCSTPSSELDHVSQSEGLGAGQEVSSGSDNPLLAGVGHPLQPSVQLMPSAPQVILDSSATTALPSHQEAAGAVPFYPVAPSSVGPGPGYFHPYGAEQIPAYPGPAMGPPAGPSSQANKLQPQEQQVNQEAGVHGSPQESQVWKAGPDPREEDFYGKMASMGSGRRSRSTSQSSVHMGFGGRRSRTTSESSVHSVGRERRNSAAKQPSPPPPSILEGKETKKDPAPRKSGATWFGWLMGKGKNEAHLPDDKNKSIVWDEKKQRWVNLDEPEEESKPPPPPPVGFPQVPPAVPSGTGGPPSNSVNMFSRRAAGSRARYVDILNPSGAKSPGAAAPAPSDLFAPLAPMPIPANLFVPNSAPEDQQPLVDKGAKGRAAPGSQPSPETAAEPPYLNSAVFPPGSEQPPSNPEDSQLGELSRSSSMSSLSSEVSQHFNQLPLGGPPAGTVQFYNPSQFAQPAASPGSSRLSRIGQRKYPTLK
- the SEC16A gene encoding protein transport protein Sec16A isoform X5, which encodes MQPPPQAVPTGAGGPPPLATSRNMYWRNGPFGRRANVPVSTATGPVQPVTDPFAFGKQVPQGAPFSGSTPKEDPPVMQVFSPMTFPPPAASHPPPPHPHIADGAHGLHPSLPAPVSHPGANSTFSSMAAPLPSFPPHVTNSAEMHLNAEHGRHNNPLGQSHSMGNSLGGHPGLASVPDQPPSGQEASRNPSDPTSVSASLPVFPPAQQTLPQWKLSQSSLQPQGQAYSPYPEPSPPNAFYAVTSSTAGISDLGPHQSSPQQPAVHNTAQAPLMYGDASSVAATQSIGRHHHSAWQNPGGASPWPGYLPQEHFYLQPLESAYTLGSPATQENSSPAQPQSVSEAASGQGPAEADSGTISMFFKGDEAENEEILSSERADQASHADTDAFPQTMGHTYYQPLHSQQIAAAPFSPLQGSAGLVATAEPLPKGVDVQHSFRTTCEQSDTQASKNAVFLPEDKGGLCGSRGCVGPQYENVENLECVQNQEVLPSESLNQGHLSPGAIPDPNKYALLLGPSLPKNSAASRLEAGPNLEAPGSLPRPVRSDSVSSNYSNLSHHSVSSLARLQELGTFIQQESGKPEEDSAVSFFKQIDSSPLGGNASGQSPSKSYHSQAPTPSPPKPMGVFQTSANSSFEPVRSYGLGVKPTEADQAKMVAELRESRPSQRSAKKSPATPVASPGNLEQPPDNLETLSTSQAHPLPLMVAGSSVSTLQPTDGSLVENMQLVPDKKPSARAQGNVKKCESPATTLWAHNELPDFAGNVLLAPAAPAVYVPAKQTVRVVQPPQEGLPGHQPNKPGSAPLPVSPAGNISSENLENPPKMGDEEALRSQTSSGYASLLSSPPTEALQNQPVLIAQPNQSYSLAQPVNFSLAHQLSKNETNHLATDPGVGNMSLLGMHGSGHPSGPTVHTSVAAVAALSNSNFLQGPLSSSEMTSNKPANLLTPPVSQGPLTLAPGSQKASSLEGPPPDLASKPRANASGSRGAAGVASIPPALSMVPTNSNHSRPKNSSSSQEPLRALDFTVAKTLEQSGGTVCTPGPSPSLFSRPGFPQPPSRAEPGAHDQELFYQQVTKDTQPLSGRATPSQQQGQAAAAPPQQPSYPHAPSGSGSARLLPSHRTGAAEGYVVQPPAACAPVSMESQPVSSGQPSGAPAATSQPFAPTAASSSASQPAGPQHEHQCPPPSQTPQSAFGPAPNPYYYYRHPYDGYPSYQPPYAPVDPRTAHLYYQEDPYGRYDLSYRQYDSAAAYRNSGSYQPAEPERPSSRASHTSDRPPSRQGYPDDYYSTKSGWSDYYADYYANPYDYGDPSRYPYDARYRDPRGYDQRYWYDQEQTPYQKREAYPYGNSSHDRYEDHWRYDPRCAGSFEDELETRRDLYGGDEFDRRSVHSEHSGHSLRSSHSRQSSFSSRSQQSQLYRSNHDLTANAYEAGHQPTSLHAEYSCGGYSHFDIQPPFTDSYSGQPAWPAAEQVPSRPLTPEKFSVPHVCARFGPGGHLIKVLSNLPSEGQPALVEIHSMEMVMQHSSEQEEMRAFPGPLTKDETHKVDVINFAQKKAMRCSQNEVLIDKESARLLWDFVVLLCRQNGTVVGTDIAELLLRDHKTVWLPGKSPNEANLIDFTNEALEQAEEESGEAQLSFLTDSLIATIDSLEKETERFRELLLYGRKKDALESAMKHGLWGHALLLASKMDSRTHARVMTRFANSLPINDPLQTVYQLMSGRMPAASTCCGDEKWGDWRPHLAMVLSNLTNNVDVESRTITTMGDTLASKGLLDAAHFCYLMAQVGFGVYTKKSAKLVLIGSNHSLPFSKFATNEAVRRTEAYEYAQSLGTQPCCLPNFQVFKFIYACRLAEVGLAAQAFHYYEVISKAILRNPCYYSPVLISQLIQISSQLRLFDPQIKEKPEQELFIEPDWLVHLRSLDGQIKEGCITYSAGRCTPQPYHCSTPSSELDHVSQSEGLGAGQEVSSGSDNPLLAGVGHPLQPSVQLMPSAPQVILDSSATTALPSHQEAAGAVPFYPVAPSSVGPGPGYFHPYGAEQIPAYPGPAMGPPAGPSSQANKLQPQEQQVNQEAGVHGSPQESQVWKAGPDPREEDFYGKMASMGSGRRSRSTSQSSVHMGFGGRRSRTTSESSVHSVGRERRNSAAKQPSPPPPSILEGKETKKDPAPRKSGATWFGWLMGKGKNEAHLPDDKNKSIVWDEKKQRWVNLDEPEEESKPPPPPPVGFPQVPPAVPSGTGGPPSNSVNMFSRRAAGSRARYVDILNPSGAKSPGAAAPAPSDLFAPLAPMPIPANLFVPNSAPEDQQPLVDKGAKGRAAPGSQPSPETAAEPPLPLGGPPAGTVQFYNPSQFAQPAASPGSSRLSRIGQRKYPTLK